A window of Quercus robur chromosome 12, dhQueRobu3.1, whole genome shotgun sequence genomic DNA:
AAAATAGAAGGGGCTAGACTACTTTGGCATTTCCATCAACCTACATTCACTATTTATAATGGCCAAACGGACCCTGTGAAgcatgtgagccagtttaaTTAAAGAATGACAATTCATTCTCAAAatgaggctttgatgtgcaaggttttcCCGTCTAGCCTAGGACCCGTgacaatgaggtggttcaacagcttGGAAATGGACTCCATAGattcctacaagcagctcacccAAGCCTTTGGCTCTCGTTTCATTACGAATAGCAGGGCTCCTCTACCTTTGAGTTCATTGTTGTCATTATTCATGTGCGAAGGAGAAACTTTAAAAGcatactcggacag
This region includes:
- the LOC126708430 gene encoding uncharacterized protein LOC126708430 — translated: MTIHSQNEALMCKVFPSSLGPVTMRWFNSLEMDSIDSYKQLTQAFGSRFITNSRAPLPLSSLLSLFMCEGETLKAYSDRYWEMYNDMDGNYDDITISTFKSGLPTEYGLRKSLTGKPVISVRQLIDRIDKYKRVEEDQLQRKGKE